Below is a genomic region from Betta splendens chromosome 8, fBetSpl5.4, whole genome shotgun sequence.
TGaaggcattgtgtgtgtgtgtgtgtgtgtgtgtgtgtgtgtgtgtgtgtgtgtgtgtgtgtgtgtgtgtgtgtgtgtgtgtgtgtgtgtcacatggcCCTATTCTGCCATCCACTGTTAGTCATCTGATCAGTGTCAGTGCAccggtccagaacagagggaggCAGATCAGGCATGAAGAGGGACGTTATTGATTTAGAAATATGGGACGTAACTACTGGAGAACAACTTCCGCTTCTGGTTCACGGCTGCTTCAGGGTCATGGTCGGTCGTGATTCCTGAGGGGAAGTGAAGCATCCACCTCTTCAGGGAGTCAGAGGGTGGTGGTTGAAATTAGGCTGGTCTGTGCAATGTCAAAGACACCAAagtagagatgtgtgtgtgtgtgtgtgtgcgtgtgcgtgtgcgtgtgcgtgttcgtgcgtgcgtgtgtgcatgtgtaataATAAGCATAATAACACCAAATAAAAGGCATTCTTAAACACTGGGCTCCGTTGCTTTGCCTCCAGATATTTTCCCTGGTGGTGTTCGCCTCCATTGTGAACGAGGGCTACGTGAACCTGGGCAGCGAGCGCCTCCACtgtgttttccacaaaaacGCAGACGCCTGTAACTACGGCGTGTTCGTGGGCCTGGTGGGGCTCCTGgcctgctccttcttctttctGCTCGACTACAAgttctcctccatcagctccgtCAAGGACAGGAAGAAGGCGGTGATGGTCGAGATCGGCTTCTCAGGTGAGGAGCCGTTTACCATTGTTTTGGGCTGATGATAATGAAAATAAGAGTGTCTTCCATTTGCAGGACATAACTTGTCCTCAGGCGTCTGTCAGCATCATATGAGCTCTGTCTGGTTCCCTCCAGGGTTCTGGACTTTCCTGTACTTCGTGAGTTTCTGCTTCCTGGCCAATCAGTGGTCTCGGACCACGCCTGACGAGCTGCCACTCAACCAGGGGGCGGACGCAGCCCGCGCAGCCATCGCCTTCTCGTTCTTCTCCATAATCAGCTGGGTAAGAACCggcagccagaaccagaaccagaccgaGTCCAGCGAGGAAACATGGGCCAACGTGTAAACGTCATGCAGACGTCCTCAGATGTGACCGTCAGCATCTTCACAACAATAAGTCAGATTCCTGTGGAGGTCTAGTTTCATTACATTAACCTCTGCTTTATGTTCCAAAAATCAGTATTGATTATGCTGATAAAAGTGGGGCCTCTAATCCATGTAGGACCAGAATTAATTGCTAATTCATTCATAAACCAGGTCTTTGTCTAATTGTTCACACTAAGAGGAAAGACTTGTTATAAAGCCTCAGCTTTCATAAACATAAACTTCTgtttccccctccctctctctctctctctctctctctctctctccctctctctctctccctctctctctctccctctctctctctccctctctctctctctccctctctctctcctctctctctctccctctctctttctccctccctccctctttctccctcgctctccccccccctctctctctctctctccctctctctttctccctccctctctccctccctcccctcctccctctttctctctctctctctctccctccctctctctctctccctccctctctctctctctccctccctccctccctccctccctccctccctccctccctccctctttctctctctctctctctccctcccctcctccccctttctctctctcgctctccctccctctctctctctccctctctctttctccctccctccctgtctctctctctccctccctctctctctctctctctccctccctccctccctctttctctctctcgctctccctcccctcctccctctttctctcgctctccctccctctctccctctctctcctcaggccGGTCTGACCGTGCGGGCGGTCCAGAAGTACCTGCTCGGTACAGACATGACCCTGTTCACCACAGAGCACATGGACGGCGGCGCGCCCACCCAGCCGTACCCCTCCAACTCGCCGGGCGGCGGCACCGCCGACACCACAGAGACCTACCAGAGCCCACCGTTCACCGAGAACAACGCAGCGCCCACGTACCAGGTTCCCATTTATTAGACACGCTCGGGAGGTGGACGAGAAGAAAAGTCCAAGAAAATCTCTCTCTGTGATGCTTTGATGCAGTGATTTGGGCTGAGTTATTGATCGTTGTTGAATAAAGTGGCCTCCCCTTCCTCatgtcctcctctccttccttttccttcctaAACATTCCAGCTTTTCTAACCCTTTATTCCACAATCCGCCTTCTGGTTGAACAAACccagcagcctcagctcagagtgaaaaggaaacaggaggggatgaaggagaggaggccaCTTTGTAGTATTCAAATACTATTTTAACACAAAAAGGGGGatcaagggatcaacaagtgagcaAGTCCACTACAAAGCAGTATTAGCTCTAAATATAGTGCAGGAGgcacacgcacatgcagcaCCTCCATCTTgttcttttcattcatttgaaaGGTCACAGCATTCTTTTGGCTGCAGcgcgtgctgctgcagctgaaagtgGTCATGTGTTCTGAAACTGCATGTTTAAAACGTAGAGATCAACTAAGtgccatactgtactgtgtgtccAGACAGTGACTTACGTTAGTAGAGTTCCacatgctgtaaaaaaaaaaaaaaaaaaaaaaaaaaaacacaacaaaaaaatgatAATGTTTTGTGACCAAGTGCAATATCTCACATTCTTATGTAGGTATATTTATAGTGTACTATAGGTAGGATAGTGACTGTCGGTTAGATCGGCGTTAGGCACCgtctcaaaggacaaactgctcATTACAAACACACGCTGATGCTGAGGAACCGACCTGACGACTGAAAGATGACCTTTTATCAAACACGGCCCTAAATATTAAGCTTCTGTATCATCGGTTTTGTCTTCCTGACATAAAATCTACTATTTCAACTCAAGTGCGTGTCCGACAGGCAAAGAGAAGAGTATCAAAGGGTCAGAAGGAACTTGTAAATGCTGGAAAAGTCAAATCGCAAAGCAAAGAAGACAAAACAACTACAAAAGAGACGAGCAATTCCAAAAGACGAGTCAAAGCCAGACTCCAACTGCTACAGAGACGAAAATGACACAAAGCCGAACAACAACTACAACGAACATGACTTGAGACTGAAAAGCGCTGTGCAGAGACACAAGCAACCAGATGCTGCAACGGCCACGAGGACGCAGGTTCCAGATGCTGGCAGCGTGTGCTTTGAGACGGTCCCTACGCTGAGCgtcgtgtgtgtggaggttctgggTTCGTCAGGTCTCTTTACGTTTACGTTGTAGAAGCTGCCAAACTGCCCTGTGTTCTATAGCCGTTCTGATTACTGCGTTACTACTATGTTGTCAATGTCGACAGAGTTTTAATGTAACtacaaagagtgtgtgtgtgtgtgcgtgcgtgcgtgcgtgcgtgcgtgcgtgcgtgcgtgcgtgcgtgcgtgcgtgcctgcgtgcgtgtacACACAGGTGGGGCTGGAGGCAATAGATTTAGGAGAAGGTGCAATTACTCGTTTGTGGGATGTTTAAGCTAGTTTCCTAATTCACCCATCCTGGCATtgtggtgttgggggggggggggtcagaattagttgccatggtgacagggACAGAGTTGGATGGATGTGAGCCACTAGGGGCCCATGTATGTAGATAGTAACCATGCCAACGACAGCGGTGTGTCGTTCACTCTCCATCAGTCGATCTGTTCTGGTGTGTCTGTAAATGTGAGTGGGAGCGTCCACGTGTGACACGTGCACACGTATGGGCGTGCACGAGGCCTGCGCTTGTGTTAAAACGATGTGAACGTGTGCGTTTGGTCACTTAGTTTGTGCTGCATAGAAGTTATTTTTCTCAAACGTGTGTTTGACGAGGTTTCAGTGCAGAGGGTGGAATCACACGTCACACTTCCCCTAAAAAGTATCGTCTTTGTGCTGCACATCAGGATACGTGAAGCACGAGTTATGAGACAAAGCTTGTCTGATGAGACATGAATCGAAACACGTTAAAGCGGAAACCATGTGGCGCTGCAGGACAACTGGGGCTCTGGGACCTATAATGATCATAATGATGCATGAAATAGTTGTATAACAATCATTTATATAATTAGTATCATGTCGCTTAAGTTGGACTCAGGATGTTTTCATAAATCAGAACAAGTTGCACCCAGATGCCTGAACCACTGATTTGTGTGATTTTACCTCAAGGTTCCAGAGTAAATGAAAACG
It encodes:
- the syngr3a gene encoding synaptogyrin-3a, whose amino-acid sequence is MDGVGSFGAGRTGSTLDPISFAKQPQTVLRVLSWIFSLVVFASIVNEGYVNLGSERLHCVFHKNADACNYGVFVGLVGLLACSFFFLLDYKFSSISSVKDRKKAVMVEIGFSGFWTFLYFVSFCFLANQWSRTTPDELPLNQGADAARAAIAFSFFSIISWAGLTVRAVQKYLLGTDMTLFTTEHMDGGAPTQPYPSNSPGGGTADTTETYQSPPFTENNAAPTYQVPIY